The following proteins are co-located in the Pedobacter sp. FW305-3-2-15-E-R2A2 genome:
- a CDS encoding glycoside hydrolase family 2 TIM barrel-domain containing protein has protein sequence MRKLILTLFCTILFSHLRAQQTQRLTQNWEYLKGDLGGIYEAIRPVKAGNPESVPLWENVNLPHCFNATDAVDPDLNYYQGPGWYRSQLTVSNPYQNGRTLLHFEGSGQKTQVYIYDVKVAEHVGGYDEWTADITAAVEAFRKNPLFQKQFKGKIPVEIRCDNSRDLEMIPSDLSDFNIYGGLYRYLNLVYAPQVSAEKVFAHASVDVKGALGQLKIGTRLWNPDGVDTVLVKVEVKDPQGKLVSSWKKELKAFYGTKDLWETTIKNPKLWSTENPNLYTVETSILANGETAVHKEKVGFRNFEFVKKGPFMLNGKRLLLRGTHRHEDHAGVAAAMTEEQIREEMVLMKNMGVNFIRLGHYQQSRIVLELCDSLGILVWEEIPWCRGGLGGESYKNQARTMLTNMVEQHFNHPSIIIWGMGNENDWPGDFSEFDQHKIREFMKELNDLSHRLDPSRKTAIRRCDFCKDIVDVYSPSIWAGWYRGIYTEYKEVSKTEFDKVDHFLHVEWGGDSHAGRHSENPDNALSQVKTGKGADERAGDASLFGGSARVSKDGDWSESYIVNLIDWHLKEQETMPWLTGAAYWPFKDFSTPVRPDNPVPYMNQKGVIERDFTKKEAYYVFQSYWTSEPMVHIYGHSWPVRWGNADEQKMIKVYANLDEVELFLNGKSLGRKKRDSQDFPAAGLRWMVSFNEGKNTIKAVGKKDGKVITDEITQEYQTAKWDKPAKMILEKVSEKEGIAVIRVKILDKNNVLCLDAQNYISFGLTGDGKLIDDQGTARGSRRVQLGNGRAEISIKLNNGKSVASVKADGLPSTFIEL, from the coding sequence ATGAGAAAACTAATTTTAACCCTTTTTTGCACGATCCTTTTTAGTCATTTACGAGCACAACAAACCCAACGTTTAACGCAAAACTGGGAATATCTGAAAGGTGATCTGGGTGGTATTTATGAAGCCATCAGACCTGTGAAAGCAGGAAACCCGGAAAGTGTACCGCTATGGGAAAACGTCAATCTGCCGCATTGTTTCAATGCGACAGATGCCGTAGACCCGGATTTGAACTATTATCAGGGACCAGGATGGTATCGCAGCCAGTTAACGGTCAGCAATCCTTATCAGAATGGCCGGACATTGCTTCATTTTGAAGGCTCCGGACAGAAGACACAGGTCTATATCTACGATGTTAAAGTAGCAGAACATGTAGGCGGTTACGATGAATGGACAGCCGATATTACGGCAGCCGTGGAGGCTTTCCGTAAAAACCCTTTGTTTCAAAAGCAGTTTAAAGGGAAAATCCCGGTGGAAATCCGTTGTGATAATTCCAGAGATCTGGAAATGATCCCTTCAGACCTTTCTGATTTTAACATCTATGGCGGTCTGTACCGATACTTAAACTTGGTTTATGCGCCGCAGGTGTCCGCAGAAAAGGTCTTTGCCCATGCCAGTGTGGATGTGAAAGGAGCCCTCGGACAGCTAAAAATAGGAACAAGGTTATGGAATCCTGATGGCGTAGATACCGTGCTGGTTAAGGTAGAAGTTAAAGACCCTCAGGGAAAATTAGTTAGCAGCTGGAAGAAAGAATTAAAAGCATTTTATGGAACCAAAGACCTTTGGGAAACAACGATAAAGAACCCGAAATTATGGTCGACGGAAAACCCGAACCTCTATACGGTTGAAACGAGCATCCTTGCCAATGGAGAAACTGCAGTGCACAAAGAAAAGGTGGGCTTCAGAAACTTTGAGTTCGTTAAAAAAGGACCGTTCATGCTCAATGGCAAAAGGCTCCTGTTAAGAGGGACGCATCGCCATGAAGACCATGCAGGAGTAGCAGCAGCGATGACGGAAGAGCAGATCCGCGAGGAAATGGTGCTGATGAAAAATATGGGAGTCAACTTTATCCGCCTCGGTCATTACCAGCAGTCCAGAATTGTACTCGAGCTTTGCGATAGCCTGGGCATCCTGGTCTGGGAAGAAATTCCCTGGTGCAGGGGTGGCTTAGGTGGAGAATCTTATAAAAATCAGGCACGTACCATGCTGACCAATATGGTGGAGCAGCATTTTAACCATCCTTCCATCATCATCTGGGGAATGGGCAATGAAAACGACTGGCCCGGAGATTTCAGCGAATTTGACCAGCACAAGATCAGAGAATTCATGAAAGAACTGAATGACCTTTCTCATCGCCTGGATCCATCCAGAAAAACAGCGATCAGAAGATGTGATTTCTGTAAAGACATTGTAGATGTCTATTCTCCTTCCATCTGGGCAGGATGGTACCGCGGAATCTATACGGAGTATAAAGAGGTTTCCAAAACGGAATTTGATAAGGTAGATCATTTTCTCCATGTAGAATGGGGTGGTGATAGTCATGCCGGCAGACATTCTGAAAATCCTGACAATGCCTTGAGTCAGGTAAAAACAGGCAAAGGAGCGGATGAAAGGGCTGGAGATGCTTCCCTGTTTGGAGGAAGTGCAAGAGTGTCTAAAGATGGCGACTGGAGTGAAAGTTACATCGTTAACCTCATCGACTGGCATTTAAAAGAGCAGGAAACCATGCCCTGGTTAACCGGAGCGGCCTACTGGCCTTTTAAAGACTTTTCTACACCTGTACGCCCGGACAATCCGGTTCCGTATATGAACCAGAAAGGAGTCATCGAACGTGATTTTACAAAAAAAGAAGCGTATTACGTGTTCCAGTCGTACTGGACGAGCGAACCAATGGTGCACATCTACGGGCATTCATGGCCGGTAAGGTGGGGCAATGCGGATGAGCAGAAAATGATAAAAGTATATGCCAACCTGGATGAAGTAGAGCTGTTCCTGAACGGCAAAAGCCTGGGCAGGAAGAAACGCGATTCGCAGGACTTTCCGGCAGCGGGTTTGAGGTGGATGGTCAGTTTCAATGAAGGCAAAAATACCATCAAAGCAGTAGGCAAGAAAGATGGTAAAGTAATTACCGACGAAATTACCCAGGAATACCAGACCGCAAAATGGGATAAACCTGCAAAAATGATCCTGGAGAAAGTCTCCGAAAAGGAAGGTATTGCAGTGATCCGTGTAAAAATCCTGGACAAGAACAATGTCTTATGTCTGGATGCACAAAATTACATCAGCTTCGGCCTGACCGGTGATGGCAAACTGATCGATGATCAGGGAACTGCCCGTGGTTCACGCAGGGTGCAGTTAGGAAATGGACGTGCTGAGATCAGCATCAAACTAAATAATGGAAAGAGCGTGGCAAGTGTAAAAGCCGATGGCCTGCCTTCCACATTTATTGAACTTTAA
- a CDS encoding glycoside hydrolase family 95 protein yields the protein MKFTQFLLVGAVFISVNADAQNNGPLRLWYDRPAKVWEEALPLGNGKTGAMVYGRVGRERIALNDNTLWSGFPDPGNNTNGPKVLPEVRKAIEDGKYDEAAVLWKKMQGPYSARYLPLGELFLQFNQQDSIPESYQRDLNLHHAISTLNYTLKGVSYKREVFTSFPGKALMMRITANKPGSISFHTGLISKLRFKTNSSGSNELILKGKAPKFVANRDYEPKQVEYDEQEGMTFEIRLRIKNEGGSLSGTGDQLVVKNANAVTIYLTEATSFNGFDKSPGLQGKNPAIETLANMNQVFSKSFESLKSAHIKDYQALFNRVKFELNPNPVAEKQTTDQRLKQYAKTKNDQGLQALYYQFGRYLMIAASRPGSRPSNLQGIWNDLVQPPWGSNYTTNINTEMNYWLAENANLSECHQPLFDFMKELALNGAKTAKVNYNIDKGWVAHHNSDLWAKTSPPGGYDWDPKGMPRWSAWPMSGAWFSTHLFEHYQFTGDKAFLKQTAYPLMKGAAEFMLQWLIKDEKTGYLVTSPSTSPENTVKIQGKEYQLSKASTMDMSILRQLFTDLIRTTEALNIDAAFRTELTAAREKLYPFHIGQYGQVQEWFQDWDDPKDTHRHISHLFSLFPGNQISVFGTPELASAARQSLIFRGDVSTGWSMAWKINWWARLQDGNHAYKILEDAFTYIDPTLTKAQMSGGGTYPNLFDAHPPFQIDGNFGATAGITEMLLQSQDGMISLLPALPEIWQQGRIQGIKARGNFVADISWKKGKLASARLKSEIGGNCRLRTLEPVKVLDVNGKVLAASGKDVEGGNSNPLTQKAYLPPYQNNSKVRLEKLDIGHGYLLDFKTEKGKTYQIIAL from the coding sequence ATGAAATTTACCCAGTTTTTGTTAGTAGGAGCCGTATTCATCAGTGTAAATGCCGATGCGCAAAACAATGGCCCCCTCCGGCTATGGTATGACCGCCCTGCGAAAGTCTGGGAGGAAGCCCTGCCTTTGGGGAATGGGAAAACCGGAGCAATGGTTTATGGCCGCGTGGGCAGGGAACGCATTGCTTTAAATGACAATACCTTATGGTCGGGTTTTCCTGATCCGGGGAACAATACAAACGGACCTAAAGTCCTTCCAGAAGTCAGAAAAGCAATTGAAGATGGTAAATATGACGAGGCAGCGGTACTCTGGAAGAAAATGCAGGGGCCTTATTCGGCGAGATACCTCCCATTGGGAGAACTGTTTCTTCAGTTTAACCAGCAGGACAGCATTCCCGAAAGCTACCAAAGAGATTTGAATCTTCACCATGCAATTTCTACCCTAAATTATACTTTAAAAGGAGTCTCTTATAAAAGAGAGGTCTTTACGAGTTTTCCAGGCAAGGCATTGATGATGAGGATTACCGCCAATAAACCCGGCTCCATCAGTTTCCATACCGGATTAATCAGCAAGCTGAGGTTTAAAACCAATAGTTCAGGAAGCAATGAGCTGATTCTGAAAGGAAAAGCTCCGAAGTTTGTCGCCAACAGGGATTACGAACCCAAACAGGTGGAATACGATGAGCAGGAGGGGATGACCTTTGAGATTCGTTTAAGAATCAAAAATGAAGGCGGCTCCCTCAGCGGAACGGGGGATCAGCTGGTCGTAAAAAATGCCAATGCAGTGACCATTTACCTTACCGAAGCAACGAGTTTCAATGGTTTCGATAAATCTCCCGGATTGCAGGGTAAAAATCCAGCAATAGAAACGCTGGCAAATATGAACCAGGTATTTTCTAAAAGCTTTGAAAGCTTAAAGTCAGCACACATTAAAGATTATCAGGCTTTGTTTAACCGGGTTAAATTTGAACTTAACCCCAACCCTGTTGCAGAAAAGCAAACGACAGATCAACGCCTGAAACAATATGCAAAAACAAAAAATGATCAGGGATTACAAGCCTTATATTATCAGTTTGGCCGGTATTTAATGATTGCCGCTTCCCGCCCGGGATCGAGGCCTTCCAACCTTCAGGGGATCTGGAATGACCTGGTACAACCACCATGGGGAAGCAATTATACCACCAATATCAATACAGAAATGAATTACTGGCTGGCCGAAAATGCCAACCTTTCCGAATGCCATCAGCCGCTGTTCGACTTTATGAAGGAGCTGGCGCTGAACGGAGCAAAGACGGCAAAAGTAAATTACAACATCGATAAAGGATGGGTAGCACACCACAATTCAGACCTTTGGGCCAAAACTTCTCCTCCGGGAGGTTACGACTGGGATCCGAAGGGAATGCCGCGATGGTCGGCATGGCCGATGAGTGGCGCCTGGTTCAGTACCCATTTATTTGAACATTATCAGTTTACCGGCGATAAAGCTTTTTTGAAACAAACTGCTTATCCGCTAATGAAAGGTGCTGCTGAATTTATGCTGCAATGGTTAATCAAGGATGAGAAGACGGGTTACCTGGTAACCAGTCCTTCCACTTCACCCGAAAATACCGTTAAAATTCAGGGCAAAGAATACCAGCTTTCCAAAGCTTCCACAATGGACATGTCGATCCTCAGACAATTGTTTACGGATTTAATCCGGACCACTGAGGCTTTAAATATAGATGCTGCATTCAGAACAGAACTGACTGCTGCACGCGAAAAATTATACCCTTTTCATATCGGACAGTATGGTCAGGTACAGGAATGGTTCCAGGACTGGGATGATCCAAAAGATACACACCGCCATATTTCTCATTTGTTCAGCCTGTTTCCCGGCAACCAGATTTCCGTTTTCGGAACTCCGGAGCTGGCCAGTGCGGCGAGGCAAAGTCTGATCTTCAGGGGAGATGTGAGCACAGGATGGTCTATGGCCTGGAAAATCAACTGGTGGGCGAGGTTACAGGATGGCAATCATGCTTACAAAATTCTGGAAGATGCCTTTACTTATATCGATCCGACCTTAACGAAAGCGCAAATGAGCGGGGGTGGAACCTATCCGAATCTGTTTGATGCACATCCGCCATTCCAGATCGACGGCAATTTTGGTGCTACCGCCGGAATCACCGAAATGCTGTTGCAAAGTCAGGATGGCATGATCAGTTTATTGCCTGCATTACCGGAAATCTGGCAACAAGGCCGCATTCAGGGCATCAAAGCCCGCGGGAATTTTGTGGCAGACATCAGCTGGAAAAAAGGAAAACTGGCTTCGGCAAGGTTAAAATCTGAAATAGGAGGGAATTGCAGACTGAGAACGTTAGAACCTGTTAAAGTGCTTGATGTCAATGGAAAAGTACTGGCTGCGAGCGGAAAGGACGTCGAAGGGGGAAACAGCAACCCGCTTACGCAGAAAGCTTACCTGCCTCCTTATCAGAACAATTCAAAAGTACGCCTGGAAAAACTGGATATCGGACATGGATACCTGCTCGATTTTAAGACGGAAAAAGGAAAAACATATCAAATCATAGCCCTGTAA
- a CDS encoding TIM-barrel domain-containing protein yields MYRRILICAAFLLTGLLVQAQEIKWEQVAPGIWKGSVGKPESYNLLTASGANPAMAGLKRLGDAGFPLVKEEIVARLNDGKTYLRFPLTKKEQLYGFGLNFQTVHQRGKILELHVDHYGGKDNGRTHAPTPFYVSSDGYGVFINSARYLKVYAGSAVRRDSKDAPEAKDRNTDKTWSSRPYSDAVEILVPAEGVEFYVFAGPKPLDAVSRYNLFNGGGPLPPRWGLGFTQRVKTLYTSTEVENEAKAFADKGFPLDYIGLEPGWQSKAYPCTFEWDKSRYPDPAGFVKNMLSKGIRLNLWTNPYVSPAASIYKDIKPYTADHTVWLGAVADLTMPEARAILFGQLKKGQVDLGVSGYKFDEVDGYDHYLWPDVTSFPSGKSAEQLRQTYGLLIQRYSAELFHQRNQRTYGLVRASNGGGTALPYVIYNDYYNHEDFITALINSSFSGVLWTPEARASKTGEEWLRRMQSVVFSPMAMINAWSSGTKPWSYPEVEQQVKEMALLRMQMMPYWYSEFAKYHFQGIPPFRAMNLEEGFLSEVQKELKSTNLEDNPYVEAVSKEVKDQYMAGEYLLVAPMFAGKSSRTVILPRGKWFDFYTGKFAGDGEVITVTPGLDRIPVYVKDGGIIPMGPALMHAPKPTDKINLEIRYYGSKPGKYLLYDDDGESFNYEKGDFSFREINITKGADGMLKTSVSKAEKGKPNTLDQIVFKAMTSN; encoded by the coding sequence ATGTATAGAAGGATCTTAATTTGTGCAGCATTTTTATTGACGGGCCTGTTGGTACAGGCACAGGAGATTAAATGGGAACAGGTGGCCCCGGGAATCTGGAAAGGAAGCGTAGGCAAGCCGGAAAGCTATAACCTGCTGACCGCCTCTGGTGCAAATCCGGCAATGGCTGGATTAAAACGCCTTGGCGATGCCGGTTTCCCTTTGGTTAAAGAAGAAATTGTGGCCAGACTTAATGATGGCAAAACCTATCTCCGGTTCCCTTTGACCAAAAAAGAACAGCTTTATGGCTTCGGACTTAACTTTCAAACCGTTCATCAAAGAGGGAAAATCCTCGAACTTCATGTAGACCATTATGGCGGTAAAGACAACGGGCGGACCCATGCACCGACTCCTTTTTATGTGTCTTCGGATGGCTATGGCGTATTCATCAATTCTGCACGTTACCTGAAAGTTTATGCCGGTTCTGCGGTAAGAAGAGACAGCAAAGATGCGCCGGAAGCGAAAGACCGCAATACCGATAAAACCTGGTCTTCCCGCCCTTATTCGGATGCCGTAGAAATCCTGGTCCCTGCAGAAGGAGTAGAATTCTACGTTTTTGCAGGCCCTAAACCTTTGGATGCCGTAAGCCGTTACAACCTGTTCAATGGTGGCGGTCCCTTGCCTCCACGCTGGGGATTGGGCTTCACCCAAAGGGTAAAAACTCTTTATACTTCAACAGAAGTAGAAAACGAAGCCAAAGCATTTGCGGATAAAGGTTTCCCGCTGGACTATATCGGTCTGGAACCAGGATGGCAAAGTAAAGCCTATCCCTGTACTTTTGAATGGGATAAAAGCCGCTATCCTGACCCTGCTGGTTTTGTTAAAAACATGCTCAGCAAAGGCATCAGGCTAAATTTATGGACCAATCCATACGTTTCTCCTGCTGCATCGATCTATAAAGATATTAAACCTTATACTGCCGACCATACCGTATGGCTGGGCGCGGTGGCAGACCTGACGATGCCGGAGGCGAGAGCTATCCTGTTCGGACAACTCAAAAAAGGCCAGGTAGACCTGGGCGTGAGCGGCTATAAATTTGACGAGGTGGATGGCTATGACCATTATTTATGGCCGGATGTAACCAGTTTTCCTTCGGGAAAAAGCGCGGAACAACTGCGTCAGACCTATGGCCTGCTGATTCAACGTTACAGTGCGGAGCTTTTTCATCAGCGAAATCAGCGTACCTATGGCCTGGTTCGTGCCTCCAACGGAGGTGGAACCGCCTTGCCTTACGTGATTTACAATGATTACTATAACCACGAAGATTTCATCACCGCGCTGATCAACAGCAGTTTCTCCGGCGTACTCTGGACTCCGGAAGCCAGGGCTTCGAAAACGGGAGAAGAGTGGTTGCGCAGGATGCAGTCGGTGGTATTCTCGCCAATGGCGATGATCAATGCCTGGTCCAGCGGAACAAAACCATGGTCTTATCCTGAAGTCGAACAACAGGTAAAAGAGATGGCCCTGCTGCGCATGCAAATGATGCCTTACTGGTATAGTGAGTTTGCGAAGTACCATTTTCAGGGGATTCCGCCATTCCGGGCGATGAACCTGGAAGAGGGATTCCTGTCGGAAGTGCAAAAGGAACTGAAAAGTACTAACCTGGAAGATAACCCATACGTAGAGGCGGTGAGTAAAGAAGTGAAAGACCAGTACATGGCCGGAGAATACCTATTGGTGGCGCCGATGTTTGCCGGTAAATCCAGCAGAACGGTGATCCTGCCAAGGGGAAAGTGGTTTGACTTCTATACCGGCAAATTTGCAGGTGATGGAGAAGTGATTACCGTTACCCCCGGACTGGACCGGATTCCTGTATATGTGAAAGACGGTGGGATCATCCCTATGGGCCCTGCTTTGATGCATGCCCCGAAACCTACAGATAAGATTAACCTGGAGATCAGGTATTATGGAAGTAAACCAGGTAAATACCTGCTTTATGATGATGATGGGGAGAGTTTTAATTATGAAAAAGGAGATTTCAGTTTCAGAGAGATCAACATTACAAAAGGGGCTGATGGCATGTTAAAGACCTCGGTTTCCAAAGCAGAAAAGGGAAAGCCCAATACCCTTGATCAAATCGTTTTTAAAGCAATGACCAGCAATTAA
- a CDS encoding alginate lyase family protein, translated as MKRLIIIGFTLLQIGFSGNVFSQSPEKQAVLTLKKTVLAQAAWAMQQEPVTVTAASSPRSAGGIHDFYSEGDYWWPDPANPAGPYIQRDGMTNPDNFVAHRLAMIRFSKIIGALASAYKITGDKKYAKQAMVHLQAWFINEGSRMNPSLTFAQAIQGRFTGRGIGIIDTIQLLEVSQGVLVMEKALSREVLSGTRQWFGDYLNWLMSHPYGKDEMNAQNNHGTCFILQVAAFAKLTGNEKLLSFCRERYKTVLLPNQMGLDGSFPRELSRTKPYGYSIFNLDAMTTLCQILSTPADDLWKYETTDGKSIKKGIAYLYPFIKDKSKWPLKPDVMHWENWPVAQPFLLLGASEFKQKDWLQTWQKLDHDPQVEEVVRNLPVRNPIIWIN; from the coding sequence ATGAAAAGATTAATCATAATAGGCTTTACCTTGCTTCAGATAGGCTTCAGTGGGAATGTTTTTTCCCAAAGCCCGGAAAAGCAGGCCGTATTGACTTTGAAAAAAACAGTGCTTGCACAGGCTGCATGGGCGATGCAGCAGGAACCGGTAACGGTAACCGCGGCAAGTTCTCCCAGAAGTGCGGGAGGGATCCATGATTTTTACTCGGAAGGGGATTACTGGTGGCCGGATCCTGCAAACCCTGCAGGGCCTTATATCCAGCGTGATGGGATGACGAACCCGGATAATTTTGTCGCCCACAGACTGGCGATGATCCGCTTTAGTAAAATCATCGGTGCCCTGGCTTCCGCCTATAAAATTACCGGAGATAAAAAATATGCTAAACAGGCAATGGTTCATTTGCAGGCCTGGTTCATCAACGAAGGAAGCCGGATGAACCCGAGCTTAACCTTTGCACAGGCGATTCAGGGAAGATTTACCGGAAGAGGAATCGGCATTATCGATACCATTCAGCTGCTGGAAGTATCGCAAGGTGTCCTGGTGATGGAAAAAGCATTGAGCAGGGAGGTGCTTTCCGGAACAAGGCAATGGTTTGGCGATTACCTGAACTGGCTGATGAGCCATCCTTATGGTAAGGATGAAATGAATGCGCAGAACAACCACGGTACCTGTTTTATCCTGCAGGTCGCGGCTTTTGCCAAGTTAACGGGGAATGAAAAGCTCCTGTCTTTTTGCAGAGAGCGTTATAAAACAGTGCTTTTGCCCAATCAAATGGGCCTGGATGGCAGCTTTCCAAGAGAGCTGAGCCGCACCAAACCTTATGGTTATTCCATCTTTAATTTAGATGCGATGACTACCCTGTGTCAGATTCTTTCTACTCCGGCAGATGACCTCTGGAAGTATGAAACGACGGACGGCAAATCCATTAAAAAAGGGATTGCTTACCTATATCCATTTATAAAAGACAAAAGCAAATGGCCTTTGAAACCGGATGTGATGCATTGGGAGAACTGGCCGGTGGCACAACCCTTTTTACTTCTGGGTGCTTCAGAATTTAAGCAGAAAGACTGGTTGCAGACCTGGCAAAAGCTGGATCATGATCCTCAGGTGGAGGAAGTGGTTCGCAACCTGCCGGTTAGAAACCCAATTATCTGGATCAATTAA
- a CDS encoding alpha-L-fucosidase, which produces MKLRMNCKSAFLFCSLSLIAGAGYAQVAGDEDKEMFNQAKLRDENAINTAKNGWWADSRKDHEQRMQWWREAKFGMFVHWGLYSKPEGEWKGKVVNGYAEHLMRKEKISRAAYLELAHEFNPLKFNAEEWILNAKKAGMHYFIVTAKHHDGFALFDSQFSDFDIIDQTPFKRDPMAELAAAAKKHGMKFGFYYSHAFDWEHPDAPGNDWEYQNPGGDQLIGGANWFDNHPEWLPKAAKYVDQKAIPQIKELINKYHPDILWFDTPHKLPLSENLRILQAIRETDQNIVVNGRLARSASQNFGDYLNTGDRPAELRSVDGDWEAIPTTNESYGYSKHDHSHKPAKFFIRLLANAASRGGNILLNIGPKGDGSFDQKDGQILDSIGNWLQQNAAAVFGTQRSTLPIPGWGVATQKDQTVYLHVFDWPKDGKLLLGGLETEVKSAYLLADETKKKLNVKRLSSSDLRIDVPALSPDGSDAVLVLELNAPVKAKPVRLLSSQNTNRFLSFDALLHGKAFGFGDGKTGRYFVDGWKTSTQFFTWELKTLQASKYKVLIRYLAPEGAGGTYLVQLGDFKKELPVLPLKTGVQTQEIGIVHLKKEATQLKISPVQISGTELMKLLEIQLVPVP; this is translated from the coding sequence ATGAAGCTCAGGATGAATTGTAAGTCGGCCTTTTTATTTTGCTCCCTTTCTTTGATTGCAGGTGCCGGATACGCTCAGGTGGCAGGTGATGAGGATAAGGAAATGTTCAATCAGGCAAAGCTTCGCGATGAAAATGCCATCAATACTGCCAAAAACGGATGGTGGGCGGATTCCAGGAAAGACCATGAGCAGCGGATGCAATGGTGGAGGGAGGCTAAATTCGGCATGTTTGTACATTGGGGGCTCTATTCTAAGCCCGAAGGGGAATGGAAGGGTAAAGTCGTAAACGGCTATGCCGAGCACCTGATGAGAAAGGAAAAAATCAGCAGGGCGGCCTATCTGGAGCTTGCCCATGAGTTTAATCCCTTGAAATTTAATGCAGAAGAATGGATTCTGAACGCGAAAAAAGCAGGGATGCATTATTTTATCGTCACCGCAAAACACCATGACGGTTTTGCACTATTTGATTCTCAATTTTCCGATTTTGACATTATAGACCAGACTCCCTTTAAACGTGATCCGATGGCGGAACTCGCCGCTGCGGCAAAGAAACACGGAATGAAGTTCGGGTTTTATTATTCCCATGCTTTCGACTGGGAGCATCCCGATGCACCCGGGAACGACTGGGAGTACCAAAACCCGGGAGGAGACCAGCTCATTGGCGGTGCAAACTGGTTCGATAACCATCCGGAATGGTTGCCAAAAGCGGCGAAATATGTAGACCAGAAGGCGATTCCTCAGATTAAGGAATTGATCAATAAATACCATCCGGACATTCTTTGGTTTGATACGCCACATAAATTACCGCTTTCGGAGAACCTGCGCATCCTTCAGGCCATCCGGGAAACAGATCAGAACATTGTAGTTAACGGGCGTTTGGCGAGAAGTGCTTCCCAAAATTTTGGGGATTACCTGAATACCGGAGACCGCCCTGCGGAGCTTCGCAGCGTAGATGGAGATTGGGAAGCCATTCCGACAACGAACGAATCTTATGGGTATTCGAAACATGATCATAGCCATAAACCTGCTAAATTCTTTATCCGGTTATTGGCGAATGCCGCTTCACGCGGAGGCAATATTTTATTGAACATCGGCCCGAAAGGGGACGGCAGTTTCGACCAGAAGGACGGTCAGATTCTGGACAGCATAGGAAACTGGCTGCAGCAGAATGCTGCTGCGGTATTCGGAACTCAGCGCTCTACCTTACCCATTCCAGGATGGGGGGTAGCGACGCAGAAAGATCAGACCGTTTACCTGCATGTGTTTGACTGGCCAAAGGACGGAAAATTGCTTCTTGGGGGATTGGAAACTGAAGTGAAATCTGCTTACCTGCTTGCAGATGAAACTAAAAAGAAACTTAATGTAAAGCGTTTGAGTAGTTCGGATCTTCGCATTGATGTTCCTGCATTGTCGCCTGATGGCTCGGATGCGGTGCTTGTCCTGGAGCTGAATGCTCCGGTAAAAGCGAAGCCAGTCCGCCTGTTGTCCAGTCAAAATACCAACAGATTCCTATCCTTTGATGCCCTGCTTCATGGTAAAGCTTTCGGCTTTGGGGATGGAAAAACAGGCCGCTACTTTGTGGATGGATGGAAAACCTCAACGCAGTTTTTTACCTGGGAGCTTAAGACATTACAAGCCTCGAAGTATAAGGTGCTGATCAGGTACCTGGCGCCGGAAGGAGCCGGAGGGACTTACCTTGTTCAGCTTGGTGATTTCAAAAAAGAGCTTCCGGTATTGCCTTTAAAAACCGGAGTACAGACTCAGGAAATTGGCATTGTTCATTTAAAAAAAGAAGCAACACAACTTAAAATCAGCCCTGTTCAGATTTCCGGAACTGAGCTGATGAAACTATTGGAAATTCAATTGGTCCCTGTTCCTTAA